In Geobacillus kaustophilus, a genomic segment contains:
- a CDS encoding ABC transporter ATP-binding protein, with translation MKNIIVIDRLRLKFPGSDGLLFRDLSLSIAEGEKVLLLGPSGCGKSTLLQVMAGIIPHSIDVPMKAERLERPERWGYVFQDPDAQFCMLYADEEIAFALENRSVPRYEMPVRIRALLDQVGLEIAPHTDIHALSGGMKQRLALASVLALEPDVLFLDEPTALLDEEGTKAVWQTVKQVGRGKTVVIVEHKIDHVLDFVDRIVLFGRDGRIIADGEAKAVFSDYKDVIAAEGIWYPGVWDDYDRTARRRNRHQGEELLRLARFRGFRGREAKIYVPEATVHAGEWIAVTGKNGAGKSTLLHALMQLIHTDGEYVLLGADIKQQHPLYRHIAFVFQNPEWQFVTHSVREELAYSLRLEGRPEAEIEETIARLLREFDLVEQQDQHPYQLSIGQKRRLSVAASIVAGQRLFLLDEPTFGQDAKNTFALLEMLEAHREQGAAIMMVTHDEQIVRRFATRRWVIEDGTLVRDEQLDIREPALAEGGAGR, from the coding sequence ATGAAAAACATCATTGTGATTGACCGGCTGCGCCTGAAATTTCCCGGGAGCGACGGACTGTTGTTTCGCGACTTGTCGCTTTCGATTGCCGAGGGGGAGAAAGTGCTCCTCCTTGGTCCGTCGGGATGCGGCAAGTCGACATTATTGCAAGTGATGGCTGGCATCATTCCCCACTCGATCGATGTGCCGATGAAAGCGGAGCGCCTTGAGCGGCCGGAACGGTGGGGCTATGTTTTCCAAGATCCTGATGCGCAATTTTGCATGCTGTATGCGGACGAGGAAATCGCTTTTGCCCTGGAAAATCGAAGCGTGCCGCGCTATGAGATGCCCGTCCGCATCCGCGCCCTGCTGGACCAGGTCGGTTTGGAGATCGCCCCGCATACTGATATTCATGCGCTTTCCGGTGGAATGAAGCAGCGATTGGCTCTTGCTTCGGTGCTGGCGCTTGAGCCGGATGTGTTGTTTTTGGATGAGCCGACGGCGCTGCTCGATGAAGAAGGGACGAAGGCGGTATGGCAAACAGTGAAGCAGGTGGGCCGCGGCAAAACGGTTGTCATCGTCGAGCATAAAATTGACCATGTGCTCGACTTTGTGGATCGCATTGTCTTGTTCGGCCGCGATGGGCGCATCATCGCCGACGGCGAGGCGAAGGCGGTGTTTTCCGACTATAAAGACGTGATTGCCGCTGAAGGGATTTGGTATCCAGGCGTCTGGGACGACTATGACCGGACGGCAAGGCGGCGAAATCGCCATCAAGGCGAGGAGCTTCTTCGCCTCGCCCGTTTTCGCGGGTTCCGCGGCCGGGAGGCGAAAATCTATGTTCCTGAAGCAACGGTGCACGCGGGCGAATGGATTGCCGTCACCGGAAAAAACGGCGCCGGTAAAAGCACGTTGCTGCACGCGCTTATGCAACTCATTCATACAGACGGCGAGTATGTGCTGCTAGGGGCCGACATCAAGCAGCAACACCCGCTCTACCGCCATATTGCCTTTGTTTTCCAAAATCCGGAGTGGCAATTTGTCACCCATTCGGTTCGCGAAGAGCTCGCCTACTCGCTTCGGCTTGAAGGGCGGCCGGAAGCGGAAATTGAGGAAACGATCGCTCGCCTGTTGCGTGAATTTGACCTTGTTGAGCAGCAAGACCAACACCCGTACCAGCTGTCGATTGGGCAAAAACGGCGGTTGAGCGTCGCTGCTTCGATCGTCGCCGGCCAACGCCTCTTTTTGCTTGATGAGCCGACGTTTGGTCAAGACGCGAAAAACACGTTTGCTTTGCTTGAAATGCTTGAAGCGCACCGCGAACAAGGAGCGGCGATCATGATGGTTACACATGACGAACAAATCGTCCGCCGCTTTGCGACGAGACGGTGGGTGATTGAAGACGGGACGCTTGTTCGGGACGAACAGCTTGACATCCGAGAGCCGGCGTTGGCGGAAGGTGGGGCGGGGCGATGA
- a CDS encoding ECF transporter S component, translated as MEVKTKGLKLADILTTIVIAIVFGVIYKLWGPLYSAVGAVGFHLDQLIYGMWFIASSLAYLLIRKPGVALLAEIAASSGELIMGSQWGLEVLIYGVVQGLLAELVFAVFRYRRFDVFVVSLGAVGATVGSLIMDFYKGYIGALAPWNMALFLLARFIGAILISGVFAVSLAKALEKTGVTQMWRPASKDDYDALNR; from the coding sequence ATGGAAGTGAAAACAAAAGGGTTGAAATTGGCGGATATTTTAACGACGATCGTCATTGCCATTGTGTTTGGCGTTATTTACAAATTATGGGGACCGCTGTATAGCGCGGTGGGAGCAGTAGGGTTTCATCTCGATCAACTCATTTACGGCATGTGGTTTATCGCCTCCTCGCTCGCCTATTTGTTGATCCGCAAACCAGGGGTGGCGTTGCTTGCGGAGATTGCGGCTTCGTCCGGCGAGCTGATCATGGGATCGCAATGGGGGCTTGAAGTGCTCATTTACGGGGTTGTCCAAGGGCTGTTGGCCGAGCTTGTCTTTGCCGTCTTCCGCTATCGGCGCTTTGATGTGTTCGTTGTCTCGCTCGGCGCGGTCGGGGCGACGGTCGGCTCGCTCATCATGGACTTTTACAAAGGCTATATTGGGGCGCTTGCTCCATGGAATATGGCGCTCTTTTTGCTGGCGCGTTTTATCGGCGCCATCCTCATCTCCGGTGTGTTTGCTGTTTCATTGGCGAAAGCGCTCGAAAAAACCGGAGTGACGCAAATGTGGCGGCCGGCCTCGAAAGACGATTACGATGCGTTGAACCGTTGA
- the tenA gene encoding thiaminase II, whose protein sequence is MSFAKQLRQAADPIWQASFRHPFVQELGQGTLAREKFRYYVMQDAYYLRHFARVQAIGAAKSPDLATTARLAHHAQSTCEAELSLHETFAKLLGITEEERAAFIPAPTAYAYTSHMYRAAYEGHLGDVIAAILPCYWLYYEIGERLKTCRPNDPIYEKWIGTYSSDWFRSLVEEQIARLDDIADAVTEEDRHRMKRHFLISSEYEYEFWEMAYRLEQWPSAELAASR, encoded by the coding sequence ATGTCATTTGCCAAACAATTGCGCCAAGCGGCCGATCCGATCTGGCAGGCGAGTTTCCGCCATCCGTTTGTTCAGGAGCTTGGCCAAGGGACGCTTGCGCGCGAGAAGTTTCGCTATTACGTGATGCAAGATGCCTATTATTTGCGCCATTTTGCCCGCGTGCAGGCGATCGGGGCGGCGAAATCGCCGGATTTGGCGACGACAGCCCGGTTGGCGCACCATGCACAAAGCACGTGCGAAGCCGAGCTGTCGCTGCATGAAACGTTCGCCAAGCTCTTGGGCATTACGGAAGAGGAAAGGGCGGCGTTCATTCCGGCGCCGACGGCGTACGCCTATACGTCGCACATGTACCGCGCCGCGTACGAAGGGCATCTCGGCGATGTCATCGCTGCCATTTTGCCGTGCTACTGGCTGTATTACGAAATTGGTGAGCGCTTGAAAACGTGCCGGCCGAACGATCCGATTTATGAAAAATGGATCGGCACCTACAGTTCGGATTGGTTCCGCTCGCTTGTTGAAGAGCAAATCGCGCGGCTTGACGACATCGCTGACGCGGTCACCGAAGAGGATCGCCATCGGATGAAGCGGCATTTCCTCATCAGCAGCGAATATGAGTACGAGTTTTGGGAGATGGCGTATCGGCTTGAGCAGTGGCCGTCGGCTGAATTGGCGGCGAGCCGTTGA
- a CDS encoding class I SAM-dependent rRNA methyltransferase: MAKVILKRERKKRLEQGHPWIFQSEVDRIEGDAAPGDFVDVYNHQGYWLAKGYINPASQIIVRVLTQNRNDELDERFFIDRIRQAWAYRERMIPGVRSCRAVYGEADFLPGLIVDKYEDVLVVQILALGMERRKDWILRGLLDVFAPRAIYLRNDVSVRELEGLKQEKGFWYGEGETEIEIEENGVKYIVDIENGQKTGFFFDQRQNRAALRPLIGPETTVLDCFTHTGSFMLNACLYGAKHATAVDISEHAIETAKRNAALNGFTNVEFVVANAFDYLRESVRAGKQWDVVIIDPPAFAKSAHAVPKALRGYKDINLNGLKLVKDGGFFVTSSCSYHVRPHLFQEMIADAAFDAKKVLRQVYWNGAGYDHPKLLAAEEGDYLKFAIYEVHSRR; encoded by the coding sequence ATGGCAAAGGTCATCCTCAAACGAGAACGAAAAAAACGGCTTGAGCAAGGGCATCCATGGATTTTTCAAAGTGAAGTCGACCGCATCGAAGGTGATGCGGCGCCGGGCGACTTCGTTGACGTTTACAATCATCAAGGCTATTGGCTGGCGAAAGGATATATCAACCCCGCTTCACAAATCATCGTCCGCGTTTTGACGCAAAACCGAAACGATGAACTTGATGAGCGCTTTTTCATCGACCGCATCCGTCAGGCGTGGGCGTACCGTGAACGGATGATTCCCGGCGTTCGCTCCTGCCGCGCTGTCTATGGCGAGGCCGACTTTTTGCCCGGATTGATCGTCGACAAATATGAAGATGTGCTTGTTGTGCAAATTTTGGCGCTCGGCATGGAAAGACGGAAAGACTGGATTTTGCGCGGCTTGCTTGACGTGTTCGCCCCAAGGGCCATTTATTTGCGCAACGATGTGTCCGTTCGGGAGCTTGAAGGTCTCAAACAAGAAAAGGGCTTTTGGTACGGGGAAGGGGAAACGGAAATCGAAATCGAGGAAAACGGCGTGAAATACATCGTCGATATTGAAAACGGACAAAAAACCGGCTTTTTCTTCGACCAACGGCAAAACCGCGCCGCCCTTCGTCCGCTGATCGGTCCGGAGACGACCGTGCTCGACTGCTTCACCCATACCGGCTCGTTTATGCTAAACGCTTGTCTGTACGGAGCAAAACATGCCACAGCAGTCGACATTTCGGAACATGCCATCGAAACGGCAAAACGGAACGCCGCGTTAAACGGATTCACAAACGTTGAATTTGTCGTCGCCAACGCCTTCGACTATTTGCGCGAATCGGTGCGCGCCGGCAAACAGTGGGATGTCGTCATCATCGACCCCCCGGCGTTCGCGAAATCGGCCCATGCCGTCCCGAAGGCGCTGCGCGGCTATAAAGATATTAACTTAAACGGTTTGAAGCTTGTCAAAGACGGCGGCTTTTTCGTCACATCAAGCTGCTCGTACCACGTCCGCCCCCACCTATTTCAAGAGATGATCGCCGACGCGGCATTTGACGCAAAAAAAGTGCTGCGTCAAGTATATTGGAACGGCGCCGGCTACGACCACCCGAAACTCCTTGCCGCGGAAGAAGGCGACTACTTAAAATTCGCCATTTACGAAGTGCATTCCCGCCGGTGA
- a CDS encoding MFS transporter produces the protein MGAEQQPLMAEQKEKIWTKDFVLICLANFFVFLGFQMTMPTIPLFVEHLGGNDQLIGVVVGVFTFSALIVRPFAGHALETKGRRFVFLLGLLIFVVSVGSYSLISSIFFLFLMRVLQGIGWGFSTTASGTVATDIVPASRRGEGMGYYGLSGNIALAFGPSLGLVLAAMIPFSHLFAICAALGVASVLFAAAITYKKAEAVHGKGENRWDLYEKSALTPSLLLFFLTVTFGGIASFLPLYTAQKQIGGLQLYFLLYALALMVTRTFAGQLYDRKGHRAVFLPGAGLILLAMLLLAWLPGEWALLLAAVLYGFGFGMVQPGLQAWSVERAPAHRKGMANATFFSFFDLGVGVGAMVFGQISHWFGYPSIYLAAAGSVLLSMLVYWTVLHREQPLRSKAGKNA, from the coding sequence ATGGGAGCGGAGCAGCAGCCGCTTATGGCAGAACAAAAAGAAAAAATATGGACGAAAGATTTTGTTTTGATTTGTTTGGCCAATTTTTTTGTGTTTCTTGGGTTTCAAATGACGATGCCGACCATTCCGCTGTTTGTCGAGCATTTGGGCGGCAACGATCAGCTGATTGGCGTTGTCGTCGGTGTGTTTACGTTTTCGGCGCTCATCGTCCGTCCGTTCGCCGGCCATGCGCTTGAGACGAAAGGGCGCCGGTTTGTGTTTTTATTGGGGCTTCTCATTTTTGTCGTTTCTGTCGGTTCCTACAGCTTGATCTCAAGTATTTTCTTTCTCTTTTTGATGCGGGTCCTCCAAGGAATCGGCTGGGGGTTTTCGACAACCGCTTCCGGAACGGTGGCAACGGACATCGTTCCAGCGAGCCGCCGAGGGGAAGGAATGGGCTATTACGGGCTGTCTGGGAATATCGCCTTGGCGTTTGGTCCGTCGCTTGGACTTGTGCTTGCCGCTATGATTCCGTTTAGCCATCTGTTTGCCATTTGTGCGGCGCTTGGAGTCGCTTCGGTGCTATTTGCCGCCGCGATCACGTATAAAAAAGCGGAAGCCGTGCATGGTAAAGGGGAGAACAGATGGGACTTGTATGAAAAAAGCGCTTTGACTCCGTCGTTGCTGTTGTTTTTCTTGACGGTGACGTTCGGCGGCATCGCCTCATTCTTGCCTCTATATACGGCGCAAAAACAGATCGGCGGCCTGCAGCTGTACTTTTTGCTTTACGCGCTTGCCTTGATGGTGACGCGAACGTTCGCTGGCCAGTTGTATGATCGAAAAGGGCATCGGGCCGTTTTTCTACCTGGCGCGGGGCTTATTTTGCTGGCGATGCTTCTTCTCGCTTGGCTGCCGGGAGAATGGGCGTTGCTTTTGGCGGCGGTGCTATACGGTTTCGGCTTTGGCATGGTGCAACCGGGGCTGCAGGCGTGGTCCGTCGAGAGGGCGCCTGCCCACCGCAAGGGAATGGCGAACGCGACATTTTTCTCGTTTTTTGATTTAGGGGTCGGCGTCGGGGCGATGGTGTTTGGCCAAATCAGCCATTGGTTCGGCTATCCGAGCATTTATTTGGCCGCCGCCGGTTCTGTGCTCCTTTCGATGCTCGTCTATTGGACCGTCTTGCACAGAGAGCAGCCCCTTCGTTCAAAGGCGGGAAAAAACGCTTAG
- a CDS encoding YfiT family bacillithiol transferase, producing MATVDPIRYPIGTFQAPERFDAGEVQEWIAAIRGLPNALRAAVAGLNDEQLNTPYRDGGWTVAQVVHHLADASMNAFLRTKWGMTEDSPTVKPFAESEWAKTADACSLPIEPSLLMLDGLHARWTALLESMTEGDFHRTVRSEGAAREMPLYVLTALYAWHGKHHTAQVASLRKRKGW from the coding sequence ATGGCAACGGTCGATCCGATTCGCTACCCGATCGGAACGTTTCAAGCGCCGGAGCGGTTTGACGCTGGGGAGGTGCAAGAGTGGATTGCTGCCATCCGCGGGCTGCCGAACGCCTTAAGGGCTGCTGTCGCCGGTTTGAACGATGAACAGCTGAACACGCCGTACCGCGACGGCGGCTGGACGGTCGCCCAAGTCGTCCATCATTTGGCTGATGCAAGCATGAATGCGTTTTTGCGAACGAAGTGGGGGATGACGGAAGACAGCCCGACGGTGAAGCCGTTTGCGGAAAGCGAATGGGCGAAAACGGCCGATGCTTGCTCGTTGCCCATTGAACCGTCGCTTTTAATGCTTGACGGGCTGCATGCGCGATGGACGGCGTTGCTTGAATCGATGACAGAGGGGGATTTTCACCGAACCGTTCGGTCGGAAGGGGCAGCGAGGGAGATGCCGCTGTATGTATTGACCGCATTATATGCATGGCATGGGAAACATCATACCGCGCAAGTTGCGTCGTTGCGCAAACGAAAAGGATGGTAA